One Amycolatopsis thermophila DNA segment encodes these proteins:
- a CDS encoding VWA domain-containing protein — protein MEASLHRFVRLLRLRDVRISVPETIDALRCAAEPGILADRAVLKEALRLALVKDHRDDAAFDEIFDAFFALVRVGPAEHGHGHGHSHDDLSDTGELESFTLSEEPSETPQQGHEHGKPSDIRDYFDQSDLAQQYNLHQEANKIDLASMTDEIVFSTDNTVTGDAGYRVQLDTDRLHGAGVPGRLSRETGTKVDAELSIAEQDALLGWLEQAADGDEDDAAQLRRRLAGVLENLPEALKRHLEALLELENTVVETREKRAAQVDQAGESERAELEESLRRLASSLRGALTHRRRIASAGRVDPGRTMRRNMRFDGIPFSPVTVRRADDRPRLVVLADVSLSVRATARFTLHLVHGLQNLFAQVRSFAFVDDIAETTELFAEHPVERALGLIFGGDVLDVDANSNYGAAFGEFLAEHSSAVTRRTTVLVLGDGRGNGNDPNLTAFAEIARRARETIWLTPEPRYSWGLGGCDLPAYAEHCSKVRVVRDLSGLDRVALDLVTR, from the coding sequence ATGGAGGCCAGTCTGCACCGGTTCGTGCGGCTGCTGCGGCTGCGCGACGTCCGGATCTCGGTGCCCGAGACCATCGACGCCCTGCGGTGCGCGGCCGAGCCCGGCATCCTCGCCGACCGCGCGGTGCTCAAGGAAGCGCTGCGGCTCGCGCTCGTCAAGGACCACCGCGACGACGCGGCGTTCGACGAGATCTTCGACGCGTTCTTCGCCCTGGTGCGGGTCGGCCCGGCCGAGCACGGGCACGGTCACGGGCACAGCCACGACGACCTGTCCGACACCGGTGAGCTGGAGAGCTTCACGCTGTCCGAGGAGCCGAGCGAGACGCCGCAGCAGGGGCACGAGCACGGCAAGCCCAGCGACATCCGGGACTACTTCGACCAGTCCGATCTGGCGCAGCAGTACAACCTGCACCAGGAGGCGAACAAGATCGACCTGGCCTCGATGACCGACGAGATCGTGTTCTCGACGGACAACACGGTCACCGGCGACGCCGGGTACCGGGTGCAGCTGGACACCGACCGCCTGCACGGCGCGGGCGTGCCCGGCCGGCTCTCCCGGGAGACCGGAACCAAGGTCGACGCCGAGCTGAGCATCGCCGAACAGGACGCGTTGCTGGGCTGGCTCGAGCAGGCCGCGGACGGCGACGAGGACGACGCCGCCCAGTTGCGCCGCCGCCTGGCCGGAGTGTTGGAGAACCTGCCGGAGGCGCTGAAACGGCACCTGGAAGCGTTGCTGGAGCTGGAGAACACCGTGGTCGAGACCCGGGAGAAACGCGCGGCCCAGGTCGACCAGGCCGGTGAGAGCGAACGGGCCGAGCTGGAGGAGTCGCTACGGCGTCTGGCGTCGTCGCTGCGTGGTGCACTGACCCACCGCCGGCGCATCGCCAGCGCGGGCCGCGTGGATCCCGGCCGCACGATGCGGCGCAACATGCGCTTCGACGGCATCCCGTTCAGCCCGGTCACCGTGCGGCGCGCGGACGACCGCCCGCGGCTGGTGGTGCTCGCCGACGTCAGCCTGTCCGTGCGGGCGACCGCGCGGTTCACCCTGCACCTGGTGCACGGCCTGCAGAACCTGTTCGCGCAGGTGCGCTCGTTCGCGTTCGTCGACGACATCGCCGAGACCACCGAGTTGTTCGCCGAGCACCCCGTCGAGCGCGCGCTCGGCCTGATCTTCGGTGGCGACGTGCTCGACGTGGACGCGAACTCGAACTACGGGGCCGCGTTCGGCGAGTTCCTGGCCGAGCACTCGTCGGCCGTCACGCGCCGGACCACCGTGCTGGTGCTGGGCGACGGCAGGGGCAACGGCAACGACCCCAACCTGACGGCGTTCGCCGAGATCGCACGCCGGGCGCGGGAGACCATCTGGCTCACCCCGGAGCCGCGTTACTCGTGGGGCCTGGGCGGATGCGACCTGCCGGCCTACGCGGAGCACTGCAGCAAGGTCCGCGTCGTCCGCGACCTGTCCGGTTTGGACCGGGTCGCCCTGGACCTGGTGACCCGATGA
- a CDS encoding AAA family ATPase — protein sequence MTAFDSVEEAGKALAAQGYLTDDRLATMVFLMTRLEKPVLLEGPAGVGKTELAKSLAAATGRRLLRLQCYEGQDEASALYEWDYGKQLLYTQILREKIGQLVADAPDLHDAVDRIGAQESVFFSERFLAARPLLEAVRAEEPVVLLIDEIDRADEALEAVLLEMLGEYQISVPEIGTFTARNRPYVILTSNNTRDLAAALKRRCLHLFLDYPSAERELDIVRSKDTGLPEALAHQLVEIVRGLRELELRKSPSISETIDWARTLAVLGVDELTAPVLSDTVSVVVKYDKDVRKALAALPRLVDPNAEVPETLHGHGHGHGHTHEAPKVSADRGSRSFGRRS from the coding sequence GTGACCGCATTCGATTCCGTCGAGGAAGCCGGGAAGGCGCTGGCCGCGCAGGGGTACCTGACCGACGACCGGCTGGCCACGATGGTGTTCCTGATGACCCGGCTGGAGAAGCCGGTGCTGCTGGAAGGCCCGGCCGGTGTCGGCAAGACGGAACTGGCGAAGTCGCTCGCCGCGGCCACCGGGCGCCGGCTGCTGCGGCTGCAGTGCTACGAAGGGCAGGACGAGGCCAGCGCGCTCTACGAGTGGGACTACGGCAAGCAGCTGCTCTACACCCAGATCCTCCGCGAGAAGATCGGCCAGCTCGTGGCCGACGCGCCGGACCTGCACGACGCGGTGGACCGCATCGGCGCGCAGGAGAGCGTGTTCTTCTCCGAACGGTTCCTCGCCGCGCGCCCCCTGCTGGAGGCGGTCCGCGCCGAGGAACCCGTGGTGCTGCTGATCGACGAGATCGACCGCGCCGACGAGGCGCTGGAGGCGGTCCTGCTGGAGATGCTGGGGGAGTACCAGATCTCGGTGCCGGAGATCGGCACGTTCACCGCCCGCAACCGCCCGTACGTCATCCTCACCTCCAACAACACCCGCGACCTCGCGGCCGCCCTGAAACGCCGGTGCCTGCACCTGTTCCTCGACTACCCGTCGGCCGAACGCGAGCTGGACATCGTGCGCAGCAAGGACACCGGCCTGCCGGAGGCGCTGGCCCACCAGCTGGTGGAGATCGTGCGCGGGCTGCGTGAACTGGAGCTGCGCAAGTCGCCGAGCATCTCGGAGACCATCGACTGGGCGCGCACGCTCGCCGTGCTGGGGGTCGACGAGCTGACCGCTCCGGTGCTGTCGGACACGGTGTCGGTGGTGGTCAAGTACGACAAGGACGTGCGCAAGGCGCTGGCGGCGCTGCCCCGGCTGGTCGACCCCAACGCCGAGGTCCCGGAAACCCTCCACGGTCACGGCCACGGCCACGGCCACACCCACGAGGCGCCGAAGGTCAGCGCCGACCGCGGTAGCCGGTCGTTCGGCCGCCGGTCGTAG
- the mftM gene encoding mycofactocin oligosaccharide methyltransferase MftM, whose product MTAALDPLAPFPVAEYLDDLVRVVRAEDDGRPAVVRTEHFRLHRAGRRIEVSHALRPDELDNGLTGLLVDELFTPGWLCGQDVFERVFTGVVRSTVPDPARAWETFYANTLEHLRDPRAAPALIAGIAPVYARVLRLVPPGSVLDLGSCFGFLPLMLAQRPRTTVIASDIVAGSMRVLETVAAARDTPLRTMVCDATRVPLPDRCVDTVTVVHLLEHLGPATGAAVLTEAQRLARSRVIVAVPFEDVPNADYGHVRRFDLATLTELGVGSGWRHRVSGFHGGWLILDRRPA is encoded by the coding sequence ATGACCGCCGCGCTGGACCCGCTCGCGCCGTTCCCGGTGGCCGAATACCTCGACGACCTGGTGCGGGTCGTGCGGGCCGAGGACGACGGGCGGCCGGCGGTCGTGCGCACCGAGCACTTCCGGCTGCACCGCGCCGGGCGGCGCATCGAAGTGAGCCACGCCCTTCGCCCGGACGAACTGGACAACGGCCTGACCGGGCTGCTCGTCGACGAGCTGTTCACGCCCGGCTGGCTGTGCGGGCAGGACGTCTTCGAGCGGGTGTTCACCGGGGTCGTCCGCAGTACGGTGCCCGACCCGGCCCGGGCCTGGGAAACCTTTTACGCCAACACCCTGGAGCACCTGCGCGATCCCCGCGCCGCGCCCGCACTGATCGCGGGGATCGCGCCGGTGTACGCGCGCGTGCTGCGGCTCGTGCCACCGGGCAGCGTCCTGGACCTCGGCTCGTGCTTCGGGTTCCTCCCGCTGATGCTCGCGCAGCGCCCGCGCACCACGGTGATCGCCTCCGACATCGTCGCCGGGTCCATGCGCGTGCTGGAGACGGTCGCCGCCGCCCGGGACACCCCGCTGCGCACGATGGTGTGCGATGCGACGCGGGTGCCGCTGCCGGACAGGTGCGTGGACACGGTGACGGTGGTGCACCTGCTGGAACACCTCGGCCCCGCCACCGGTGCCGCGGTTCTGACCGAGGCCCAGCGGCTGGCCCGCTCCCGGGTGATCGTCGCGGTCCCCTTCGAGGACGTCCCCAACGCCGACTACGGCCACGTACGCCGCTTCGACCTGGCGACGCTGACCGAGCTCGGCGTGGGAAGCGGATGGCGCCACCGCGTGTCCGGCTTCCACGGCGGCTGGCTGATCCTGGACCGCCGCCCCGCCTGA
- a CDS encoding MadS family sensor histidine kinase: MTTENYLGALTGVRSGKRSFYPEYVRTAERLERAVGALDRISRALVRTGEGPRALVEAVVRAAAEHVQADWLLFAVADGALRAARPRFLLLTGGTLVEDERLFPPDALAHLRILRTRPWEAGDPADTGVRVPMTLDCEPVGGIAARPAPGMDIADTDLAVLRVLANQAAVALHNSYLVHATMQLRGRTEALSEAAEQQARDLAARNAELQQTQRRLIEVMQRQALDDERHRIARELHDSVTQDVLSAGMMIEICRAELTEPGTDLGALRDKLTGAKDLTRHAVERLRAAIYALHHSESEPSGSLPVLLERLSTVHLPTDLTVSVSVHGEPVPLPGEAEHSLLRITGEALFNTVMHTNAARARIRLDYRADRIRLSISDDGDGDPAQLRRMLRLSSATDLAGAHRGLANMRARTEELGGTLSIRRSRIGGILLLLEIPLPLVTEAA; this comes from the coding sequence ATGACGACGGAGAACTACCTCGGAGCGCTGACCGGTGTGCGGTCGGGCAAGCGGTCCTTCTACCCGGAGTACGTGCGCACGGCGGAGCGGCTGGAGCGCGCGGTCGGCGCCCTCGACCGCATCTCGCGGGCGCTCGTGCGCACCGGTGAGGGTCCGCGCGCGCTGGTCGAGGCGGTGGTGCGCGCCGCGGCCGAACACGTGCAGGCGGACTGGCTGCTGTTCGCGGTCGCCGACGGCGCGCTGCGGGCGGCGCGGCCGCGGTTCCTGCTGCTGACCGGCGGGACCCTGGTCGAGGACGAGCGGCTGTTCCCGCCCGACGCGCTCGCGCACCTGCGGATCCTGCGCACCAGGCCGTGGGAGGCCGGCGACCCCGCCGACACCGGGGTGCGGGTGCCGATGACCCTGGACTGCGAGCCCGTCGGCGGGATCGCCGCGCGGCCCGCGCCGGGCATGGACATCGCCGACACCGATCTCGCGGTGCTGCGGGTGCTGGCCAACCAGGCCGCGGTCGCGCTGCACAACTCCTACCTCGTGCACGCCACGATGCAGTTGCGCGGCCGGACCGAGGCGCTGTCCGAGGCGGCCGAGCAGCAGGCGCGGGACCTGGCCGCGCGCAACGCCGAGCTTCAGCAGACGCAGCGCCGGCTGATCGAGGTGATGCAGCGGCAGGCGCTCGACGACGAGCGGCACCGGATCGCGCGCGAGCTGCACGACAGCGTCACGCAGGACGTCCTGTCGGCGGGGATGATGATCGAGATCTGCCGCGCCGAGCTGACCGAGCCGGGCACGGACCTCGGGGCGCTGCGGGACAAGCTCACCGGCGCCAAGGACCTGACCCGGCACGCGGTGGAACGGCTGCGCGCGGCGATCTACGCGCTGCACCACTCCGAGTCCGAGCCCTCCGGCTCGCTGCCGGTGCTGCTCGAACGACTGTCCACAGTGCACCTGCCGACAGATCTGACGGTGAGCGTCTCGGTGCACGGCGAGCCGGTGCCGCTGCCCGGCGAGGCCGAGCACTCGCTGCTGCGGATCACCGGTGAGGCGCTGTTCAACACCGTGATGCACACGAACGCGGCCCGCGCGCGGATCCGGCTGGACTACCGCGCCGACCGCATCCGGCTGTCCATCTCCGACGACGGTGACGGTGACCCGGCGCAGCTGCGCCGGATGCTGCGGCTGTCGTCGGCGACGGACCTGGCCGGCGCGCACCGCGGGCTCGCGAACATGCGGGCCCGGACCGAGGAACTGGGCGGGACGCTGTCGATCCGGCGGTCCCGGATCGGGGGGATCCTGTTGCTGCTGGAGATACCGCTGCCGCTGGTCACGGAGGCGGCGTGA
- a CDS encoding iron-containing alcohol dehydrogenase, with protein MPRLSDLPKLPGTVVGGVLADSRRDVPWDGSPHRRGDRRSREVTVPGGVLDQAEPLTGPCVAHTRTEPAELAKFHVPEVVFGPGSLAELGHAALRVGARRPFVITDPGLIEAGWVDEAESHLRLAGLRPVVFSGVTPNPKDHEIEAAYQQYASVGSDVIIAVGGGSCIDAAKGVAILSGNGGTILGYAGVDKVVQPIPPLVMAPSTSGTGADVSQFAVVTDTTQHTKITIISRTLVPDISIVDPRLLITMPDELNAATGLDALTHAVESFVSRAHNPLTDQHALHAATLITRNLLHTMVHPRAADPRIAMAQGALEAGMAFTNAILGITHAMSHQVGGLLDAPHGVLNGVLLPHAIRFNAATAPERFVPLAAATGIDVTGKPAAEVAELFACRVRELADAVGVPRGLAALGVTEADIDTLTRTTLQDACLATNPRQASAADVAALFRQAL; from the coding sequence ATGCCACGACTGTCCGACCTGCCGAAACTGCCCGGCACCGTCGTCGGTGGTGTTCTGGCGGACAGCCGCCGTGACGTACCGTGGGACGGGTCGCCGCACCGTCGCGGGGATCGTCGATCGCGGGAGGTGACCGTGCCGGGCGGAGTCCTCGACCAGGCCGAACCGCTGACCGGGCCGTGCGTGGCGCACACCCGCACCGAGCCCGCCGAGCTCGCCAAGTTCCACGTGCCGGAAGTCGTGTTCGGCCCCGGCTCGCTCGCCGAGCTCGGGCACGCCGCGCTGCGCGTCGGCGCCCGCCGCCCGTTCGTGATCACCGACCCGGGCCTGATCGAGGCCGGCTGGGTGGACGAGGCGGAGAGCCACCTGCGGCTGGCCGGGCTGCGGCCGGTCGTGTTCTCCGGCGTCACCCCGAACCCCAAGGACCACGAGATCGAGGCCGCCTACCAGCAGTACGCGTCGGTGGGCTCGGACGTGATCATCGCGGTCGGCGGCGGGTCGTGCATCGACGCGGCGAAGGGGGTGGCGATCCTGTCCGGCAACGGCGGCACGATCCTCGGCTACGCCGGGGTGGACAAGGTGGTGCAGCCGATCCCGCCGCTGGTCATGGCGCCGTCCACGTCCGGCACCGGCGCGGACGTGTCCCAGTTCGCGGTCGTCACCGACACCACGCAGCACACCAAGATCACGATCATCAGCCGGACGCTGGTGCCGGACATCTCGATCGTCGACCCGCGCCTGCTCATCACCATGCCCGACGAGCTGAACGCCGCCACCGGGCTGGACGCGCTCACCCACGCGGTCGAGTCGTTCGTCTCCCGTGCGCACAACCCGCTCACCGACCAGCACGCGCTGCACGCCGCCACGCTCATCACCCGCAACCTGCTGCACACGATGGTCCACCCCCGGGCGGCCGACCCGCGCATCGCGATGGCGCAGGGCGCCCTGGAGGCCGGGATGGCGTTCACCAACGCCATCCTCGGCATCACCCACGCGATGAGCCACCAGGTGGGCGGCCTGCTGGACGCGCCCCACGGCGTGCTCAACGGGGTGCTGCTGCCGCACGCGATCCGCTTCAACGCGGCCACGGCGCCGGAGCGGTTCGTCCCGCTGGCCGCGGCCACCGGGATCGACGTGACCGGCAAGCCCGCGGCCGAGGTGGCCGAGCTGTTCGCCTGCCGGGTGCGTGAGCTGGCCGACGCCGTCGGCGTGCCCCGTGGCCTGGCCGCGCTCGGTGTCACCGAAGCCGACATCGACACGCTGACCCGCACCACGTTGCAGGACGCGTGCCTGGCGACCAACCCGCGTCAGGCGAGCGCGGCGGACGTCGCGGCTCTGTTCCGGCAGGCGCTGTAG
- a CDS encoding transposase, translating into MPASRRRISTPRTSPATQGAGPNYTKPGIEPPDHAIGRSRGGWTTKIHRVVDGNGRGLVTLLTPGQAGDSPMFEPLMAHLRVPRLGGGRARTRPDRVRGDKAYSSRAIRTHLRSRGIRAVIPEPADQAGHPPSTRSTTAAATSSNAASTSSNTGEESPPGSTVRMSTCRPVLRSDPRYDRPRVP; encoded by the coding sequence ATTCCAGCATCGCGCAGGCGCATCAGCACGCCACGAACATCACCCGCCACACAGGGGGCTGGACCGAACTACACGAAACCCGGGATCGAGCCGCCTGATCACGCCATTGGCCGCTCGCGCGGCGGCTGGACTACCAAGATCCACCGTGTGGTCGACGGGAACGGGCGTGGACTGGTCACGCTGCTGACACCGGGCCAGGCCGGGGACTCGCCGATGTTCGAGCCGTTGATGGCCCACCTGCGGGTGCCCCGCCTGGGCGGCGGGCGAGCACGGACCCGACCCGACCGGGTCCGCGGCGACAAGGCCTACTCCTCCCGCGCCATCCGCACACACCTCCGCAGCCGCGGGATTCGGGCGGTCATCCCCGAACCGGCCGACCAGGCCGGCCACCCGCCTTCGACGAGATCGACTACCGCGGCCGCAACGTCATCGAACGCGGCTTCAACCAGCTCAAACACTGGCGAGGAATCGCCACCCGGTTCGACGGTGAGGATGAGCACGTGCCGCCCGGTGCTCCGGTCTGACCCGCGTTACGACCGGCCTAGGGTGCCTTGA
- a CDS encoding HoxN/HupN/NixA family nickel/cobalt transporter: protein MAVLDRQGRSSITGMAVTVALLHVVGWGTLLLVVPGHYAIGQAGVFGAGLGVTAYTLGMRHAFDADHIAAIDNTTRKLMMDGRRPLSVGFWFSLGHSSVVFGLCLLLGLGVRALAGQVTTDSSTLHAVTGLIGTLVSGGFLLLIGLLNLVALRHIAAVFRRMRTGDYDEAELERRLDERGFLNRILGRVARSVREPWHMYPLGLLFGLGFDTATEVSLLVLAGGAAAFDLPWYALLTLPVLFAAGMSLLDTADGVFMNFAYGWALVTPVRKVFYNLTVTALSVAVALIIGGLELLGLLGERLKVTAGPLAWAASLDLADIGYLLAGLFAVTWLIALVAWRAGRAGQRWAPEAAE, encoded by the coding sequence ATGGCGGTCCTCGACCGGCAGGGCAGGAGCAGCATCACCGGGATGGCGGTGACGGTGGCCCTGTTGCACGTGGTCGGCTGGGGCACCCTGCTGCTCGTGGTGCCCGGCCACTACGCGATCGGGCAGGCGGGGGTCTTCGGCGCCGGGCTCGGTGTCACGGCGTACACGCTGGGCATGCGGCACGCGTTCGACGCCGACCACATCGCCGCGATCGACAACACCACGCGCAAGCTGATGATGGACGGCCGGCGCCCGCTGTCGGTCGGGTTCTGGTTCTCCCTCGGCCACTCCAGCGTGGTGTTCGGCCTGTGCCTGCTGCTCGGGCTCGGGGTGCGCGCGCTGGCCGGCCAGGTCACCACGGACTCCTCCACCCTGCACGCCGTCACCGGCCTGATCGGCACGCTCGTGTCCGGCGGGTTCCTGCTGCTGATCGGCCTGCTGAACCTGGTCGCGCTGCGGCACATCGCGGCGGTCTTCCGGCGGATGCGCACCGGCGACTACGACGAGGCCGAACTGGAGCGGCGGCTGGACGAGCGCGGGTTCCTGAACCGGATCCTGGGCCGGGTCGCGCGGTCGGTGCGCGAACCGTGGCACATGTACCCGCTGGGTCTGCTGTTCGGGCTGGGGTTCGACACCGCGACCGAGGTGTCGCTCCTGGTCCTGGCCGGCGGCGCGGCGGCCTTCGACCTGCCCTGGTACGCGCTGCTGACGCTGCCGGTGCTGTTCGCGGCCGGGATGAGCCTGCTCGACACCGCGGACGGGGTGTTCATGAACTTCGCCTACGGCTGGGCGCTGGTCACGCCGGTCCGGAAGGTCTTCTACAACCTGACGGTGACCGCGTTGTCGGTCGCGGTCGCCCTGATCATCGGCGGCCTCGAACTGCTCGGCCTGCTCGGCGAGCGGCTGAAGGTGACCGCGGGCCCACTGGCCTGGGCGGCGAGCCTGGACCTGGCCGACATCGGGTACCTGCTGGCCGGGCTGTTCGCGGTGACCTGGCTGATCGCGCTCGTGGCGTGGCGCGCCGGGCGGGCAGGGCAGCGCTGGGCGCCCGAGGCGGCCGAGTGA
- the mdo gene encoding NDMA-dependent methanol dehydrogenase (This methanol dehydrogenase is considered a nicotinoprotein, since its NADP cofactor remains is not dissociable, but instead remains permanently bound. A member of this family has been shown to act as a formaldehyde dismutase, able to convert two molecules of formaldehyde (plus one water molecule) into one of methanol and one of formate, with no net change in its redox state. More recently, it was shown in Mycobacterium smegmatis that this enzyme is critical to ethanol utilization, for which the biosynthesis of the cofactor-like electron carrier mycofactocin is also required.) encodes MQVDELLKPFPIKEFHPFPRALLGPGAHEMIGPEALKLGFKKTLVMTSGLRGSDIVHKITESMKYHGLEVVLYDKVESNPKDYNVMDAVKLYQENKCDSFVSIGGGSSHDACKGARISVAHDGRNVNDFEGFNKSENPRNPPHIAVSTTAGTGSETSWAYVITDTTTDPDNPHKYVAFDDASVATLAIDDPVLYYSCPIDYTAQCGFDVLAHASEPYVSRLNFEPSLGNALRAIKLTAENLRQATWNPTELSGREGMMYAQYIAAQAFNSGGLGIIHSISHAVSAFYDTHHGLNNAIALPRVWAFNMPVAYRRFADIAQVMGIDTHGMTDVQAADAALAAAIRLLRDVGIPEKFTDVTQDSYSKNRLGQGPTKFYEQASVIKGDDEDVDRITNHVLGDACTPGNAKECTFETVRPVVDHCLNGDLDDLLS; translated from the coding sequence ATGCAGGTCGACGAATTGCTGAAGCCGTTCCCCATCAAGGAGTTCCACCCGTTCCCGCGGGCGCTCCTCGGCCCCGGGGCCCACGAGATGATCGGCCCGGAGGCGCTGAAGCTGGGCTTCAAGAAGACCCTGGTGATGACGAGCGGGCTGCGCGGCTCCGACATCGTCCACAAGATCACCGAGTCGATGAAGTACCACGGGCTCGAGGTCGTGCTCTACGACAAGGTCGAGTCCAACCCCAAGGACTACAACGTCATGGACGCCGTCAAGCTGTACCAGGAGAACAAGTGTGACAGCTTCGTCTCCATCGGCGGCGGTTCCTCGCACGACGCCTGCAAGGGCGCCCGCATCTCGGTTGCCCACGACGGCCGCAACGTCAACGACTTCGAAGGCTTCAACAAGTCCGAGAACCCGCGTAACCCTCCGCACATCGCGGTGTCCACCACCGCCGGCACCGGCTCGGAGACGTCCTGGGCCTACGTCATCACCGACACCACCACGGACCCGGACAACCCGCACAAGTACGTGGCGTTCGACGACGCCTCGGTCGCCACGCTGGCGATCGACGACCCGGTGCTGTACTACAGCTGCCCGATCGACTACACCGCGCAGTGCGGGTTCGACGTGCTGGCGCACGCCTCCGAGCCGTACGTGTCGCGGCTGAACTTCGAGCCGTCACTGGGCAACGCGCTGCGGGCCATCAAGCTCACCGCCGAAAACCTGCGCCAGGCCACCTGGAACCCGACCGAGCTGTCCGGCCGCGAGGGCATGATGTACGCCCAGTACATCGCCGCGCAGGCGTTCAACTCCGGTGGCCTCGGGATCATCCACTCCATCTCGCACGCGGTCAGCGCCTTCTACGACACCCACCACGGCCTGAACAACGCGATCGCCCTGCCGCGCGTGTGGGCGTTCAACATGCCGGTGGCGTACCGGCGGTTCGCCGACATCGCCCAGGTGATGGGCATCGACACGCACGGCATGACCGACGTGCAGGCCGCGGACGCGGCGCTGGCGGCCGCGATCCGGCTGCTGCGCGACGTGGGCATCCCGGAGAAGTTCACCGACGTCACGCAGGACAGCTACTCGAAGAACCGGCTCGGCCAGGGCCCGACGAAGTTCTACGAGCAGGCGAGCGTCATCAAGGGCGACGACGAGGACGTGGACCGCATCACCAACCACGTCCTCGGCGACGCGTGCACCCCCGGCAACGCCAAGGAATGCACCTTCGAAACCGTGCGTCCGGTGGTCGATCACTGCCTGAACGGCGACCTGGACGACCTGCTCAGCTGA
- a CDS encoding MadR family response regulator transcription factor, which yields MITGERTLKIVLVDDHAIVRQGLRSILEREDDITVIGEAATAAEARAVVERTRPDIVLLDLKLSTGSNTEGLEICSELTSRYPDLGVLVLTTFLDDALVVEAIHRGARGYVIKDVDTTGLVSSIRAVARNESAFDSRSASAMVRSIRTAPEEPVLTSREQGVLELLARGLSNRDIGSRLFISETTVKFHVRNIMRKIDASSRAEVVYEASKRGLI from the coding sequence ATGATCACGGGTGAGCGGACGTTGAAGATCGTGCTGGTGGACGACCACGCCATCGTCCGGCAGGGGCTGCGGTCCATCCTGGAGCGCGAGGACGACATCACGGTCATCGGCGAGGCGGCGACCGCGGCCGAGGCGCGCGCGGTGGTGGAGCGGACGCGGCCGGACATCGTGCTGCTCGACCTCAAGCTGTCCACCGGCTCCAACACCGAGGGCCTGGAGATCTGCTCGGAGCTGACCTCGCGGTACCCGGACCTGGGGGTGCTGGTGCTGACCACGTTCCTCGACGACGCACTGGTGGTGGAGGCGATCCACCGCGGCGCCCGCGGGTACGTGATCAAGGACGTGGACACCACCGGGCTGGTGTCGTCGATCCGGGCGGTGGCGCGCAACGAGAGCGCGTTCGACTCGCGGTCGGCGTCGGCGATGGTGCGCTCGATCCGGACGGCGCCGGAGGAGCCGGTGCTGACCAGCCGCGAGCAGGGGGTGCTGGAGCTGCTGGCACGCGGGCTGAGCAACCGGGACATCGGGTCGCGGCTGTTCATCTCGGAGACGACGGTGAAGTTCCACGTCCGCAACATCATGCGCAAGATCGACGCCTCAAGCCGCGCGGAAGTGGTGTACGAGGCGAGCAAGCGGGGCCTGATCTGA
- a CDS encoding acetate uptake transporter family protein, with the protein MTTAVATEAPSRTQITGDPALIGVPTFIVGAIALGLVLTGYVPAGAVGASIAIILPATGLGQLIAALWAASLGQNAVAAVFGVFTGFWLSYATLVLGLIHGWFGITADAAVATQGLFLIAWLVTVVLLTLGTLRLPAAFTLLFTLIDVALALVLYGTVSGSTAATTAGGYVVFAFTAVGVYLFAGALSAATGGRGLPLGRPVLR; encoded by the coding sequence ATGACCACTGCCGTTGCCACCGAAGCCCCCAGCCGCACCCAGATCACGGGCGATCCCGCCCTGATCGGGGTGCCCACCTTCATCGTCGGCGCGATCGCGCTCGGCCTGGTGCTGACCGGGTACGTCCCGGCCGGCGCGGTCGGCGCCTCGATCGCGATCATCCTGCCCGCCACCGGCCTGGGCCAGCTCATCGCCGCGCTCTGGGCGGCCTCCCTGGGCCAGAACGCCGTCGCCGCCGTGTTCGGTGTGTTCACCGGCTTCTGGCTCAGCTACGCCACGCTGGTGCTCGGCCTGATCCACGGCTGGTTCGGCATCACCGCCGACGCCGCCGTCGCCACCCAGGGCCTGTTCCTGATCGCCTGGCTCGTCACGGTGGTCCTGCTGACGCTCGGGACCCTGCGCCTGCCGGCCGCGTTCACGCTGCTGTTCACGCTGATCGACGTCGCGCTCGCCCTGGTCCTCTACGGCACGGTGAGCGGCTCCACGGCCGCGACGACCGCGGGCGGGTACGTCGTCTTCGCGTTCACCGCGGTCGGCGTCTACCTGTTCGCCGGCGCCCTGTCGGCGGCGACCGGTGGGCGTGGCCTGCCGCTCGGCCGCCCGGTCCTGCGCTGA